One genomic segment of Oreochromis aureus strain Israel breed Guangdong linkage group 9, ZZ_aureus, whole genome shotgun sequence includes these proteins:
- the arfgef1 gene encoding brefeldin A-inhibited guanine nucleotide-exchange protein 1 isoform X1 yields the protein MFEGKKTKNMFLTRALEKILADKEVKKAHHSQLRKACEVALEEIKEESEKLSPPGGDGKSGSSTLPPIKSKTNFIEADKYFLPFELACQSKCPRIVITSLDCLQKLIAYGHLTGSAPDSTAPGKKLIDRIIETICACFQGPQTDEGVQLQIIKALLTAVTSQHIEIHEGTVLQAVRTCYNIYLASKNLINQTTAKATLTQMLNVIFARMENQALTNHRLSWSLASRKRDRQLQEAKQLERERHRQHSPVTQHTEPDSAQHQTHIHSPAKGPTREANGPLTPPTPSITTPSTPSTPSTPAPESSGRSAPKEQEEQREQEEKGENPDPENGSEFCVAESEQTEADQATAAAESAAAQKHAEAAEDEDRETPNYEEKAQEIVQSILQEVVNTVAGGHCLDPANLCSDTKESGGEGEPAESEPAEAATEGTQSSLEDEGTVGSDSEHVHANGIPGTPISASFTPSLPDDRLSVSSNDTQESGAAPGQPPGAKFSHILQKDAFLVFRSLCKLSMKPLSDGPPDPKSHELRSKVLSLQLLLSILQNAGPIFKTNEMFINAIKQYLCVALSKNGVSSVPEVFELSLSIFLTLLSHFKTHLKMQIEVFFKEIFLYILETSTSSYDHKWMVIQTLTRICADAQSVVDIYVNYDCDLNAANIFERLVNDLSKIAQGRGGHELGITPQQELTLRKKGLECLVSILKCMVEWSKDQYVNPNSQTSLGQEKPSEQESTESKAPETINRYGSINSLDSTASSGIGSYSTQMSGTDNPEQFEVLKQQKEIIEQGIDLFNKKPKRGIQYLQEQGMLGTTPEDLAQFLHQEERLDSTQVGEFLGDNDRFNKEVMYAYVDQMDFQGKDFVSALRMFLEGFRLPGEAQKIDRLMEKFAARYLECNQGQTLFASADTAYVLAYSIIMLTTDLHSPQVKNKMTKEQYIKMNRGINDSKDLPEEYLSAIYDEIAGKKIAMKETKELTMKSNKQSVASEKQRRLLYNLEMEQMAKTAKALMEAVSHVQAPFTSATHLEHVRPMFKLAWTPFLAAFSVGLQDCDDTEVASLCLEGIRCAIRIACIFSIQLERDAYVQALARFTLLTATSGIAEMKQKNIDTIKTLITVAHTDGNYLGNSWLEILKCISQLELAQLIGTGVKARYISGTVRGKEGFIASTKEQSNDEYLGLVGGTVDRKQIASIQESIGETSSQSVVVAVDRIFTGSTRLDGNAIVDFVRWLCAVSMDELASPTHPRMFSLQKIVEISYYNMGRIRLQWSRIWEVIGDHFNKVGCNPNEDVAIFAVDSLRQLSMKFLEKGELANFRFQKDFLRPFEHIMKKNRSPTIRDMVVRCIAQMVNSQAANIRSGWKNIFSVFHLAASDQDESIVELAFQTTGHIVTNVFEKHFAATIDSFQDAVKCLSEFACNASFPDTSMEAIRLIRHCAKYVSDRPQAFKDYTSDDMNVAPEDRVWVRGWFPILFELSCIINRCKLDVRTRGLTVMFEVMKTYGHTFEKHWWQDLFRIVFRIFDNMKLPEQQTEKAEWMTTTCNHALYAICDVFTQYFESLNGVLLDDILAQLYWCVQQDNEQLARSGTNCLENVVILNGEKFSPETWDKTCNCMLDIFKTTIPHALLTWRPAGAEGEHLSTQSLPDKQLDSVSQKSLDIQSRSDDQHSISSSDRAAMENRRQSQYSSGSGVTEDGPRSRTQTKIQEQRLFSALLIKCVVQLELIQTIDNIVFFPATSKKEDAENFAAAQRDAVCSADVSVETQDQGMYRYLTSEQLFKLLDCLLDSHHFAKAFNSNNEQRTLLWKAGFKGKSKPNLLKQETSSLACGLRILFRMYTDESRRDAWEEVQRRLLNVCSEAVAYFLALTSESHREAWTNLLLLFLTKVLKISDERFKAHASRYYPLLCEIMQFDLIPELRAILRKFYLRIGIVFNIAQLPEPEPQQAREPETDMEVGEEAGEEAQ from the exons TCCACCCGGTGGAGACGGCAAATCAGGTTCCAGCACTTTACCGCCAATCAAATCAAAGACCAACTTCATCGAAGCCGACAAGTACTTCTTGCCGTTTGAGCTGGCATGTCAATCCAAATGTCCCCGCATCGTCATCACCTCGCTCGACTGTTTACAG AAGCTGATAGCGTATGGCCACCTGACGGGCAGCGCCCCGGACAGCACGGCTCCGGGCAAGAAGCTCATCGACAGGATCATCGAGACCATCTGCGCTTGTTTTCAAGGACCTCAGACTGACGAGGGCGTGCAGCTACAGATTATTAAG GCTCTCTTGACAGCGGTGACGTCTCAGCATATAGAAATCCACGAGGGTACTGTCCTGCAGGCCGTCCGCACCTGTTACAACATCTACCTGGCCAGCAAGAACCTCATCAATCAGACCACAGCCAAGGCCACGCTCACACAGATGCTCAACGTTATCTTCGCACGCATGGAGAACCAAGCA CTTACAAATCACAGGCTATCTTGGTCTCTGGCCTCCAGAAAGCGTGACCGCCAG CTGCAAGAAGCAAAACAGCTGGAGAGAGAGCGGCACAGGCAGCACTCCCCAGTCACTCAGCACACCGAGCCAGACTCCGCCCAGCACCAGACCCACATTCACTCACCGGCGAAGGGTCCGACACGGGAGGCCAACGGGCCCCTCACCCCTCCGACTCCCAGCATCACCACCCCGTCCACCCCATCGACGCCCTCGACACCGGCCCCGGAGAGCAGCGGCAGGTCTGCCCCCAAagagcaggaggagcagagggagCAGGAGGAGAAGGGAGAGAACCCAGACCCAGAAAACGGTTCAGAGTTCTGCGTGGCTGAAAGTGAACAAACCGAGGCAGACCAAGCCACTGCAGCGGCAGAAA gCGCAGCAGCCCAGAAGCATGCAGAGGCAGCTGAGGACGAGGACAGGGAGACCCCAAACTATGAGGAGAAAGCCCAGGAAATTGTCCAGAGTATTCTTCAAGAGGTGGTCAATACTGTTGCAGGAG GCCACTGCCTGGACCCAGCAAACCTGTGCTCTGACACCAAGGAGTCTGGTGGCGAGGGGGAGCCAGCAGAGTCAGAGCCTGCTGAAGCAGCAACAGAGGGCACCCAGAGCTCCCTGGAGGATGAGGGCACTGTGGGTAGCGACAGCGAGCACGTCCATGCCAACGGCATCCCCGGCACAcctatttctgccagcttcacCCCCTCCCTGCCTGATGACAGACTCTCCGTCTCATCCAACGACACTCAG GAATCAGGAGCAGCACCGGGCcagccgccaggtgctaaatTCTCCCACATCCTCCAGAAAGATGCCTTTCTTGTCTTTCGCTCGCTCTGCAAGCTGTCAATGAAACCGCTATCAGATGGGCCACCTGATCCGAA GTCCCACGAGTTGCGGTCGAAGGTCTTGTCTCTCCAGCTGCTGTTGTCCATCCTGCAAAACGCCGGGCCCATCTTTAAGACCAACGAGATGTTCATAAACGCCATCAAGCAGTACCTGTGTGTGGCTCTGTCCAAGAATGGGGTCTCCTCTGTGCCTGAGGTCTTCGAActgtctctctccattttcCTCACTCTCCTCTCTCACTTCAAGACACACCTCAAGATGCAAATCGAG GTGTTCTTCAAGGAGATTTTCCTGTATATTCTTGAGACGTCCACAAGCTCCTATGACCACAAATGGATGGTCATACAAACCCTCACTAGAATATGTGCAG ACGCCCAGAGTGTGGTGGACATCTACGTGAACTATGACTGTGACTTGAATGCTGCTAACATATTTGAACGGCTGGTCAACGACCTCTCGAAAATTGCACAAGGTCGTGGAGGCCATGAGCTTGGGATAACCCCCCAGCag GAGCTGACCCTGAGAAAGAAAGGCCTTGAGTGTCTAGTGTCAATCCTGAAGTGTATGGTGGAGTGGAGTAAAGACCAATACGTCAACCCCAATTCCCAGACCAGCCTCG GCCAAGAGAAACCATCAGAACAAGAGAGCACAGAGTCCAAGGCTCCGGAGACCATAAACCGCTATGGGAGCATTAACTCTCTGGACTCCACAGCCTCATCCGGTATCGGAAGCTACAGCACGCAGATGTCTGGTACTGACAACCCAGAGCAGTTTGAAGTGCTCAAGCAGCAAAAGGAGATCATCGAGCAGGGCATCGACCT GTTTAACAAGAAACCAAAGAGAGGAATCCAGTACCTTCAGGAGCAAGGCATGCTGGGTACAACCCCAGAGGACCTTGCTCAGTTTTTGCACCAGGAGGAGAGGCTCGATTCG ACTCAAGTGGGAGAATTCCTCGGGGATAATGACCGTTTCAATAAAGAGGTGATGTACGCCTACGTGGATCAAATGGACTTCCAGGGCAAAGACTTTGTCTCTGCGCTGAGGATGTTCCTGGAGGGCTTTCGGCTGCCCGGAGAGGCCCAGAAAATCGACCGGCTCATGGAGAAATTTGCGGCGAGATATCTTGAATGCAACCAGGG GCAAACTCTCTTTGCCAGCGCTGACACTGCGTATGTCCTCGCCTACTCAATCATTATGTTGACAACAGACCTTCACAGTCCACAG GTTaagaataaaatgacaaaagagCAATACATCAAGATGAACCGGGGCATCAATGACAGCAAAGACCTACCTGAGGAATATCTCTCAGCTATCTACGACGAGATCGCGGGAAAAAAGATCGCCATGAAGGAGACAAAAGAGCTCACCATGAAATCCAACAAGCAAA GTGTGGCCAGCGAGAAGCAGAGGCGCCTGCTGTACAACCTGGAGATGGAGCAGATGGCCAAGACGGCCAAAGCTCTGATGGAGGCCGTCAGCCACGTGCAGGCTCCCTTCACCAGTGCCACACATCTGGAGCATGTCAGACCCATGTTCAAG CTGGCATGGACGCCCTTCCTGGCCGCCTTCAGCGTGGGGCTTCAGGACTGCGACGACACCGAGGTGGCCTCGCTGTGTCTTGAAGGAATCCGCTGTGCCATCAGGATCGCGTGCATCTTCTCCATACAG TTGGAGAGGGATGCATATGTGCAGGCTCTGGCCAGGTTCACCCTGCTCACAGCCACCTCAGGCATTGCAGAAATGAAGCAGAAGAACATTGACACTATCAAGACCCTCATCACTGTGGCCCACACAGATGGAAACTATCTGGGAAACTCCTGGCTTGAG ATCTTGAAGTGCATCAGTCAGCTGGAGCTGGCTCAGCTGATTGGTACCGGGGTCAAGGCACGCTACATCTCAGGGACGGTGCGAGGCAAAGAGGGCTTCATTGCGAGCACGAAGGAGCAGAGCAACGATGAGTACCTGGGTCTAG TTGGAGGGACTGTGGACCGTAAGCAGATTGCCAGCATTCAGGAGTCCATCGGAGAGACCAGCTCTCAGAGTGTGGTGGTGGCTGTGGACAG GATATTCACAGGTTCTACCAGACTGGACGGTAATGCAATAG TTGATTTCGTGCGCTGGCTGTGCGCCGTGTCCATGGATGAGCTGGCCTCGCCCACACACCCACGTATGTTCAGCCTGCAGAAGATAGTGGAGATCTCCTACTACAACATGGGTCGCATCAGGCTGCAGTGGTCCAGGATCTGGGAGGTTATTGGAGACCACTTTAACAAG GTTGGGTGCAATCCCAATGAAGATGTGGCCATTTTTGCGGTGGATTCTCTTCGGCAGCTGTCCATGAAGTTTTTGGAAAAGGGGGAGCTGGCTAACTTCAGATTCCAGAAAGACTTTCTGAGGCCTTTTGAGCACATCATGAAGAAGAACAG GTCTCCCACCATCCGAGACATGGTGGTGCGCTGTATCGCCCAGATGGTTAACTCCCAGGCAGCGAACATCCGTTCAGGATGGAAAAACATCTTCTCTGTCTTCCACCTGGCTGCCTCTGACCAAGATGAGAGCATCGTGGAGCTGGCCTTCCAGACCACTGGCCATATCGTCA CGAATGTATTTGAAAAGCACTTTGCTGCTACAATCGACTCCTTCCAGGATGCCGTGAAGTGTCTGTCAGAGTTTGCCTGCAATGCCTCATTCCCGGACACCAGCATGGAAGCCATCCGCCTCATCCGACACTGCGCCAAATACGTCTCAGATAGGCCACAG GCCTTCAAAGACTACACCAGTGATGATATGAATGTGGCGCCTGAGGACCGTGTGTGGGTGCGGGGTTGGTTCCCTATTCTCTTTGAGCTCTCCTGCATCATCAACAGGTGTAAACTGGATGTCAGGACCAG GGGGCTTACAGTGATGTTTGAAGTGATGAAGACCTATGGGCACACCTTTGAAAAACACTGGTGGCAGGATCTGTTCAGAATCGTCTTCAGGATCTTTGACAACATGAAGCTGCCCGAGCAACAGACTGAG AAAGCAGAGTGGATGACGACTACCTGCAACCACGCACTTTACGCCATCTGCGATGTCTTCACCCAATACTTTGAGTCCCTCAATGGCGTCCTGCTGGATGACATCCTTGCTCAGCTCTACTGGTGTGTGCAGCAAG atAATGAGCAGCTTGCCCGTTCAGGCACCAACTGTCTAGAGAATGTGGTCATCCTTAATGGAGAGAAGTTTTCCCCAGAAACCTGGGACAAGACATGTAACTGCATGCTAGACATCTTCAAGACCACAATCCCACACGC GCTTTTAACATGGAGACCAGCAGGGGCAGAGGGAGAGCACTTATCAACACAGAGCCTGCCTGATAAACAGCTg GACTCCGTTTCCCAGAAGTCATTGGACATCCAGTCCCGCTCTGATGACCAGCATTCCATCAGCAGCTCCGACAGAGCTGCGATGGAGAATCGTCGGCAGAGTCAGTACAGCTCGGGCTCAGGCGTGACCGAGGACGGTCCAAGGAGCAGGACCCAAACAA AGATCCAGGAGCAGCGTTTATTCTCGGCTTTGCTCATAAAGTGCGTCGTGCAGCTGGAGCTGATCCAGACCATCGACAACATCGTCTTTTTCCCCGCCACCAGTAAGAAGGAAGATGCCGAGAACTTTGCAGCTGCTCAG CGGGATGCTGTGTGTTCAGCAGACGTCTCCGTGGAGACCCAGGACCAGGGAATGTATCGCTACCTGACCTCTGAGCAGCTTTTTAAGTTGCTGGATTGCCTGCTGGACTCGCACCACTTTGCCAAGGCTTTCAACTCCAACAACGAGCAAAGAACCTTGCTGTGGAAAGCAG GTTTCAAAGGAAAGTCGAAGCCAAATCTCCTGAAGCAGGAGACCAGCAGCCTGGCATGTGGGCTGCGCATCCTGTTTCGCATGTACACAGATGAGAGCCGCCGGGACGCCTGGGAGGAGGTCCAGAGACGACTGCTCAA
- the arfgef1 gene encoding brefeldin A-inhibited guanine nucleotide-exchange protein 1 isoform X2, with protein MFEGKKTKNMFLTRALEKILADKEVKKAHHSQLRKACEVALEEIKEESEKLSPPGGDGKSGSSTLPPIKSKTNFIEADKYFLPFELACQSKCPRIVITSLDCLQKLIAYGHLTGSAPDSTAPGKKLIDRIIETICACFQGPQTDEGVQLQIIKALLTAVTSQHIEIHEGTVLQAVRTCYNIYLASKNLINQTTAKATLTQMLNVIFARMENQALQEAKQLERERHRQHSPVTQHTEPDSAQHQTHIHSPAKGPTREANGPLTPPTPSITTPSTPSTPSTPAPESSGRSAPKEQEEQREQEEKGENPDPENGSEFCVAESEQTEADQATAAAESAAAQKHAEAAEDEDRETPNYEEKAQEIVQSILQEVVNTVAGGHCLDPANLCSDTKESGGEGEPAESEPAEAATEGTQSSLEDEGTVGSDSEHVHANGIPGTPISASFTPSLPDDRLSVSSNDTQESGAAPGQPPGAKFSHILQKDAFLVFRSLCKLSMKPLSDGPPDPKSHELRSKVLSLQLLLSILQNAGPIFKTNEMFINAIKQYLCVALSKNGVSSVPEVFELSLSIFLTLLSHFKTHLKMQIEVFFKEIFLYILETSTSSYDHKWMVIQTLTRICADAQSVVDIYVNYDCDLNAANIFERLVNDLSKIAQGRGGHELGITPQQELTLRKKGLECLVSILKCMVEWSKDQYVNPNSQTSLGQEKPSEQESTESKAPETINRYGSINSLDSTASSGIGSYSTQMSGTDNPEQFEVLKQQKEIIEQGIDLFNKKPKRGIQYLQEQGMLGTTPEDLAQFLHQEERLDSTQVGEFLGDNDRFNKEVMYAYVDQMDFQGKDFVSALRMFLEGFRLPGEAQKIDRLMEKFAARYLECNQGQTLFASADTAYVLAYSIIMLTTDLHSPQVKNKMTKEQYIKMNRGINDSKDLPEEYLSAIYDEIAGKKIAMKETKELTMKSNKQSVASEKQRRLLYNLEMEQMAKTAKALMEAVSHVQAPFTSATHLEHVRPMFKLAWTPFLAAFSVGLQDCDDTEVASLCLEGIRCAIRIACIFSIQLERDAYVQALARFTLLTATSGIAEMKQKNIDTIKTLITVAHTDGNYLGNSWLEILKCISQLELAQLIGTGVKARYISGTVRGKEGFIASTKEQSNDEYLGLVGGTVDRKQIASIQESIGETSSQSVVVAVDRIFTGSTRLDGNAIVDFVRWLCAVSMDELASPTHPRMFSLQKIVEISYYNMGRIRLQWSRIWEVIGDHFNKVGCNPNEDVAIFAVDSLRQLSMKFLEKGELANFRFQKDFLRPFEHIMKKNRSPTIRDMVVRCIAQMVNSQAANIRSGWKNIFSVFHLAASDQDESIVELAFQTTGHIVTNVFEKHFAATIDSFQDAVKCLSEFACNASFPDTSMEAIRLIRHCAKYVSDRPQAFKDYTSDDMNVAPEDRVWVRGWFPILFELSCIINRCKLDVRTRGLTVMFEVMKTYGHTFEKHWWQDLFRIVFRIFDNMKLPEQQTEKAEWMTTTCNHALYAICDVFTQYFESLNGVLLDDILAQLYWCVQQDNEQLARSGTNCLENVVILNGEKFSPETWDKTCNCMLDIFKTTIPHALLTWRPAGAEGEHLSTQSLPDKQLDSVSQKSLDIQSRSDDQHSISSSDRAAMENRRQSQYSSGSGVTEDGPRSRTQTKIQEQRLFSALLIKCVVQLELIQTIDNIVFFPATSKKEDAENFAAAQRDAVCSADVSVETQDQGMYRYLTSEQLFKLLDCLLDSHHFAKAFNSNNEQRTLLWKAGFKGKSKPNLLKQETSSLACGLRILFRMYTDESRRDAWEEVQRRLLNVCSEAVAYFLALTSESHREAWTNLLLLFLTKVLKISDERFKAHASRYYPLLCEIMQFDLIPELRAILRKFYLRIGIVFNIAQLPEPEPQQAREPETDMEVGEEAGEEAQ; from the exons TCCACCCGGTGGAGACGGCAAATCAGGTTCCAGCACTTTACCGCCAATCAAATCAAAGACCAACTTCATCGAAGCCGACAAGTACTTCTTGCCGTTTGAGCTGGCATGTCAATCCAAATGTCCCCGCATCGTCATCACCTCGCTCGACTGTTTACAG AAGCTGATAGCGTATGGCCACCTGACGGGCAGCGCCCCGGACAGCACGGCTCCGGGCAAGAAGCTCATCGACAGGATCATCGAGACCATCTGCGCTTGTTTTCAAGGACCTCAGACTGACGAGGGCGTGCAGCTACAGATTATTAAG GCTCTCTTGACAGCGGTGACGTCTCAGCATATAGAAATCCACGAGGGTACTGTCCTGCAGGCCGTCCGCACCTGTTACAACATCTACCTGGCCAGCAAGAACCTCATCAATCAGACCACAGCCAAGGCCACGCTCACACAGATGCTCAACGTTATCTTCGCACGCATGGAGAACCAAGCA CTGCAAGAAGCAAAACAGCTGGAGAGAGAGCGGCACAGGCAGCACTCCCCAGTCACTCAGCACACCGAGCCAGACTCCGCCCAGCACCAGACCCACATTCACTCACCGGCGAAGGGTCCGACACGGGAGGCCAACGGGCCCCTCACCCCTCCGACTCCCAGCATCACCACCCCGTCCACCCCATCGACGCCCTCGACACCGGCCCCGGAGAGCAGCGGCAGGTCTGCCCCCAAagagcaggaggagcagagggagCAGGAGGAGAAGGGAGAGAACCCAGACCCAGAAAACGGTTCAGAGTTCTGCGTGGCTGAAAGTGAACAAACCGAGGCAGACCAAGCCACTGCAGCGGCAGAAA gCGCAGCAGCCCAGAAGCATGCAGAGGCAGCTGAGGACGAGGACAGGGAGACCCCAAACTATGAGGAGAAAGCCCAGGAAATTGTCCAGAGTATTCTTCAAGAGGTGGTCAATACTGTTGCAGGAG GCCACTGCCTGGACCCAGCAAACCTGTGCTCTGACACCAAGGAGTCTGGTGGCGAGGGGGAGCCAGCAGAGTCAGAGCCTGCTGAAGCAGCAACAGAGGGCACCCAGAGCTCCCTGGAGGATGAGGGCACTGTGGGTAGCGACAGCGAGCACGTCCATGCCAACGGCATCCCCGGCACAcctatttctgccagcttcacCCCCTCCCTGCCTGATGACAGACTCTCCGTCTCATCCAACGACACTCAG GAATCAGGAGCAGCACCGGGCcagccgccaggtgctaaatTCTCCCACATCCTCCAGAAAGATGCCTTTCTTGTCTTTCGCTCGCTCTGCAAGCTGTCAATGAAACCGCTATCAGATGGGCCACCTGATCCGAA GTCCCACGAGTTGCGGTCGAAGGTCTTGTCTCTCCAGCTGCTGTTGTCCATCCTGCAAAACGCCGGGCCCATCTTTAAGACCAACGAGATGTTCATAAACGCCATCAAGCAGTACCTGTGTGTGGCTCTGTCCAAGAATGGGGTCTCCTCTGTGCCTGAGGTCTTCGAActgtctctctccattttcCTCACTCTCCTCTCTCACTTCAAGACACACCTCAAGATGCAAATCGAG GTGTTCTTCAAGGAGATTTTCCTGTATATTCTTGAGACGTCCACAAGCTCCTATGACCACAAATGGATGGTCATACAAACCCTCACTAGAATATGTGCAG ACGCCCAGAGTGTGGTGGACATCTACGTGAACTATGACTGTGACTTGAATGCTGCTAACATATTTGAACGGCTGGTCAACGACCTCTCGAAAATTGCACAAGGTCGTGGAGGCCATGAGCTTGGGATAACCCCCCAGCag GAGCTGACCCTGAGAAAGAAAGGCCTTGAGTGTCTAGTGTCAATCCTGAAGTGTATGGTGGAGTGGAGTAAAGACCAATACGTCAACCCCAATTCCCAGACCAGCCTCG GCCAAGAGAAACCATCAGAACAAGAGAGCACAGAGTCCAAGGCTCCGGAGACCATAAACCGCTATGGGAGCATTAACTCTCTGGACTCCACAGCCTCATCCGGTATCGGAAGCTACAGCACGCAGATGTCTGGTACTGACAACCCAGAGCAGTTTGAAGTGCTCAAGCAGCAAAAGGAGATCATCGAGCAGGGCATCGACCT GTTTAACAAGAAACCAAAGAGAGGAATCCAGTACCTTCAGGAGCAAGGCATGCTGGGTACAACCCCAGAGGACCTTGCTCAGTTTTTGCACCAGGAGGAGAGGCTCGATTCG ACTCAAGTGGGAGAATTCCTCGGGGATAATGACCGTTTCAATAAAGAGGTGATGTACGCCTACGTGGATCAAATGGACTTCCAGGGCAAAGACTTTGTCTCTGCGCTGAGGATGTTCCTGGAGGGCTTTCGGCTGCCCGGAGAGGCCCAGAAAATCGACCGGCTCATGGAGAAATTTGCGGCGAGATATCTTGAATGCAACCAGGG GCAAACTCTCTTTGCCAGCGCTGACACTGCGTATGTCCTCGCCTACTCAATCATTATGTTGACAACAGACCTTCACAGTCCACAG GTTaagaataaaatgacaaaagagCAATACATCAAGATGAACCGGGGCATCAATGACAGCAAAGACCTACCTGAGGAATATCTCTCAGCTATCTACGACGAGATCGCGGGAAAAAAGATCGCCATGAAGGAGACAAAAGAGCTCACCATGAAATCCAACAAGCAAA GTGTGGCCAGCGAGAAGCAGAGGCGCCTGCTGTACAACCTGGAGATGGAGCAGATGGCCAAGACGGCCAAAGCTCTGATGGAGGCCGTCAGCCACGTGCAGGCTCCCTTCACCAGTGCCACACATCTGGAGCATGTCAGACCCATGTTCAAG CTGGCATGGACGCCCTTCCTGGCCGCCTTCAGCGTGGGGCTTCAGGACTGCGACGACACCGAGGTGGCCTCGCTGTGTCTTGAAGGAATCCGCTGTGCCATCAGGATCGCGTGCATCTTCTCCATACAG TTGGAGAGGGATGCATATGTGCAGGCTCTGGCCAGGTTCACCCTGCTCACAGCCACCTCAGGCATTGCAGAAATGAAGCAGAAGAACATTGACACTATCAAGACCCTCATCACTGTGGCCCACACAGATGGAAACTATCTGGGAAACTCCTGGCTTGAG ATCTTGAAGTGCATCAGTCAGCTGGAGCTGGCTCAGCTGATTGGTACCGGGGTCAAGGCACGCTACATCTCAGGGACGGTGCGAGGCAAAGAGGGCTTCATTGCGAGCACGAAGGAGCAGAGCAACGATGAGTACCTGGGTCTAG TTGGAGGGACTGTGGACCGTAAGCAGATTGCCAGCATTCAGGAGTCCATCGGAGAGACCAGCTCTCAGAGTGTGGTGGTGGCTGTGGACAG GATATTCACAGGTTCTACCAGACTGGACGGTAATGCAATAG TTGATTTCGTGCGCTGGCTGTGCGCCGTGTCCATGGATGAGCTGGCCTCGCCCACACACCCACGTATGTTCAGCCTGCAGAAGATAGTGGAGATCTCCTACTACAACATGGGTCGCATCAGGCTGCAGTGGTCCAGGATCTGGGAGGTTATTGGAGACCACTTTAACAAG GTTGGGTGCAATCCCAATGAAGATGTGGCCATTTTTGCGGTGGATTCTCTTCGGCAGCTGTCCATGAAGTTTTTGGAAAAGGGGGAGCTGGCTAACTTCAGATTCCAGAAAGACTTTCTGAGGCCTTTTGAGCACATCATGAAGAAGAACAG GTCTCCCACCATCCGAGACATGGTGGTGCGCTGTATCGCCCAGATGGTTAACTCCCAGGCAGCGAACATCCGTTCAGGATGGAAAAACATCTTCTCTGTCTTCCACCTGGCTGCCTCTGACCAAGATGAGAGCATCGTGGAGCTGGCCTTCCAGACCACTGGCCATATCGTCA CGAATGTATTTGAAAAGCACTTTGCTGCTACAATCGACTCCTTCCAGGATGCCGTGAAGTGTCTGTCAGAGTTTGCCTGCAATGCCTCATTCCCGGACACCAGCATGGAAGCCATCCGCCTCATCCGACACTGCGCCAAATACGTCTCAGATAGGCCACAG GCCTTCAAAGACTACACCAGTGATGATATGAATGTGGCGCCTGAGGACCGTGTGTGGGTGCGGGGTTGGTTCCCTATTCTCTTTGAGCTCTCCTGCATCATCAACAGGTGTAAACTGGATGTCAGGACCAG GGGGCTTACAGTGATGTTTGAAGTGATGAAGACCTATGGGCACACCTTTGAAAAACACTGGTGGCAGGATCTGTTCAGAATCGTCTTCAGGATCTTTGACAACATGAAGCTGCCCGAGCAACAGACTGAG AAAGCAGAGTGGATGACGACTACCTGCAACCACGCACTTTACGCCATCTGCGATGTCTTCACCCAATACTTTGAGTCCCTCAATGGCGTCCTGCTGGATGACATCCTTGCTCAGCTCTACTGGTGTGTGCAGCAAG atAATGAGCAGCTTGCCCGTTCAGGCACCAACTGTCTAGAGAATGTGGTCATCCTTAATGGAGAGAAGTTTTCCCCAGAAACCTGGGACAAGACATGTAACTGCATGCTAGACATCTTCAAGACCACAATCCCACACGC GCTTTTAACATGGAGACCAGCAGGGGCAGAGGGAGAGCACTTATCAACACAGAGCCTGCCTGATAAACAGCTg GACTCCGTTTCCCAGAAGTCATTGGACATCCAGTCCCGCTCTGATGACCAGCATTCCATCAGCAGCTCCGACAGAGCTGCGATGGAGAATCGTCGGCAGAGTCAGTACAGCTCGGGCTCAGGCGTGACCGAGGACGGTCCAAGGAGCAGGACCCAAACAA AGATCCAGGAGCAGCGTTTATTCTCGGCTTTGCTCATAAAGTGCGTCGTGCAGCTGGAGCTGATCCAGACCATCGACAACATCGTCTTTTTCCCCGCCACCAGTAAGAAGGAAGATGCCGAGAACTTTGCAGCTGCTCAG CGGGATGCTGTGTGTTCAGCAGACGTCTCCGTGGAGACCCAGGACCAGGGAATGTATCGCTACCTGACCTCTGAGCAGCTTTTTAAGTTGCTGGATTGCCTGCTGGACTCGCACCACTTTGCCAAGGCTTTCAACTCCAACAACGAGCAAAGAACCTTGCTGTGGAAAGCAG GTTTCAAAGGAAAGTCGAAGCCAAATCTCCTGAAGCAGGAGACCAGCAGCCTGGCATGTGGGCTGCGCATCCTGTTTCGCATGTACACAGATGAGAGCCGCCGGGACGCCTGGGAGGAGGTCCAGAGACGACTGCTCAA